The bacterium nucleotide sequence CAGCACCGCCAGCAGGGTGAGGAAGGCCATCAGCAGCCGCGGCAGGCCGCGGCCGCTTGCCCAGCCGTTGAGCTCGGCGAGCATCAGCAGAAGCTGTGTGAAGAACATCAGGACGGCCACGACCACGAGCTCGTCCCAGATGGCCTCCGCGACCGTCACGCCACCGCTGCCGGGTATCCCCGAGGGGAAGACCACGGCCAGGACGCCCGACGCGAAGAGGACGGCGAGCAGGGCGCCCGGGAGGAAGACCATGGCGGGAAAGACGACCCGCGCCCAGCCGACCTGAAGACGGGTCACGGGCAGCGGCAGGTGGAGCAGCAGGCGCCGCTCCTTGTCTTCGGCCGAGACCAGGTAGACGCTGACGATGGCCAGAATCAACAGACCGATCTCGGAGAGCAGGATCGCGACGAGCCACGCCAGCAGCAGCGCCTTGAGGTGGTAGCCGAGGCTCAATCTAACGAGTTTCCACATGGCGATTGCCTTTCAGGATCTCGACGACGATCTCGTCGATGCTCATTCTCGACTCTTCGATGTTCTCGGCCCCGAGCTCGCGGAGCTGCCGCACCGTCGACAGGTGGTCCGAGCTGATCGCCTGATGATTCGTGCCGACGCGCTGCTGGCGGACGGTGCCCGCGAGGGCGACGTCGTCGTCGAGCCGGAAGGAGATCCTCCGCCAGGCCTCCGAAAGCGCCTCGGTGTCACTGCGTTGCAGGATCTGTCCGTCGCGCAGGAAGACCAGCTCGTCGGCCAGCCGGCTGATGTCGGACAGCACGTGGGTGGAGTAGAGGATGGCGGCCTCGCCGTCCTCGAGGACCTCCCACAGCACGTCGAGCACCTCTGTCCGGACCACCGGGTCGAGCCCCGAGGTCGGCTCGTCCAGGAGCAGCAGCCGCGGGCCGTGGCCCAGCGCCGCGACCAACGCCAGCTTCGTACGGTTGCCTTTGGACAGGTCCGCGGCCTTCGTCGCCAGCGGCAGCTCGAAACGCTCGACCAGGCGTCGGACCCTGGACTCCGACCAGCCGGGCTGCAGGCGACCGATGGCGCGCAGGTTCTTTTCCGCCGTCCACCGCCCGTAGAAGCCGTGCTCCTCGCCGACGTAGCCGACGTCACGCTTCCAGGTCGCGTCGTCGGGGTCGTTGAAGCGCCCGAAGACCTCCGAGGCGCCGCCATCGGCAGCCACCAGGCCGGTGATGCAGTTGAGCGTCGTCGTCTTGCCGGCCCCGTTGGGACCCACCAGGCCGACCACGGTCCCGGGCTCGATGGCGAGGTCCAGGGGCCCGAGGGTAAAGCCCGGGTACCTCTTCTCGAGGCCAAAAAGCGAGATCGCCAGACCGTTGGTGCTCATCTTGGATTACCTCCGCTCCTCGAGGAGATTGCGAAACACCTCGCCGATCCGCTGCCGGCTCAGGCCCTCGGCCAGCGCCTCGTCCAACAGGCTGGACAGGGCCGCCGCCAGACGCTCCTCGGCCATCGCCTGCTTGGTCTCCCGGGAGATGGCCGAGACGAAGAAGCCCTTGCCTCGCCGCGAGCGAATCAGACTCTCGCGCTCCAGGTCCTCGTAGGCCCGCTTCACCGTGATCACGCTCACCTTCTGCTCCCGCGCCAGGACCCGGATCGAGGGCAGCGGCTGCTCGTCGGTCAGCTCGTGCGCCAGGATCCGGGCCCGAATCTGGCGCGAGATCTGGCCGTGGAGCGGCTCCGACGAGAGGTCAGTGAGGTTGAGGAGTAGGGCGTTCATGGTGTGTATATACTCTATATACAGTTAACTCTGCA carries:
- a CDS encoding GntR family transcriptional regulator; the protein is MNALLLNLTDLSSEPLHGQISRQIRARILAHELTDEQPLPSIRVLAREQKVSVITVKRAYEDLERESLIRSRRGKGFFVSAISRETKQAMAEERLAAALSSLLDEALAEGLSRQRIGEVFRNLLEERR
- a CDS encoding ABC transporter ATP-binding protein, coding for MSTNGLAISLFGLEKRYPGFTLGPLDLAIEPGTVVGLVGPNGAGKTTTLNCITGLVAADGGASEVFGRFNDPDDATWKRDVGYVGEEHGFYGRWTAEKNLRAIGRLQPGWSESRVRRLVERFELPLATKAADLSKGNRTKLALVAALGHGPRLLLLDEPTSGLDPVVRTEVLDVLWEVLEDGEAAILYSTHVLSDISRLADELVFLRDGQILQRSDTEALSEAWRRISFRLDDDVALAGTVRQQRVGTNHQAISSDHLSTVRQLRELGAENIEESRMSIDEIVVEILKGNRHVETR